The Neochlamydia sp. S13 genome has a segment encoding these proteins:
- a CDS encoding U-box domain-containing protein — protein MSSIQQAINQTCAIMRPIFTTIDISLDIAQMITDENISKLKTAAIVSRTAVLVLNIFSLVGEKKGLSNHTLKTIKGIELGARMVDAPIQFSKHIKDLKEEEYTVSAIIRLVTRGAINPCTGILRNICELSIYNEKIYLEKLAKTSEAMRPHWEYDSAEHPNLIGYKKIDRQECERNIQLFEKISAGFNVAEASVYSIEASYYLIIQKFLEEALRQAATWGGQGGQQVIQYINQLPGNDAAQLPENIVDADNLFNFKKLSLIPVEFHQDPTLSKYSCPLTLSPIRNIVQDPTAQGEEPIFYERDAIALWLASNQTSPMTRRPLTLEQLFPRFDLQELIDARLEFFENAVKDFLREKINESLAH, from the coding sequence ATGAGTTCTATTCAACAAGCGATTAACCAAACGTGCGCTATCATGAGACCTATCTTTACTACCATTGATATTAGCCTAGATATTGCACAAATGATTACCGATGAAAATATCTCCAAACTTAAAACCGCGGCGATAGTCTCTCGAACAGCTGTATTAGTACTTAATATATTTTCTTTAGTGGGTGAAAAAAAAGGCCTTTCTAATCATACGTTAAAAACTATCAAAGGAATTGAACTCGGTGCTCGCATGGTGGATGCGCCTATCCAGTTTTCAAAACATATAAAAGATTTAAAAGAGGAGGAATATACAGTATCAGCAATCATCCGCTTGGTTACAAGAGGAGCCATTAATCCTTGTACAGGGATATTAAGAAATATTTGCGAATTGAGTATCTATAATGAAAAAATCTATTTAGAAAAATTGGCTAAAACTTCTGAAGCCATGCGTCCCCACTGGGAATATGATAGTGCTGAGCATCCTAACCTTATCGGATATAAAAAGATTGATCGCCAAGAATGCGAAAGAAATATTCAATTATTTGAAAAAATTAGCGCTGGCTTTAATGTCGCAGAAGCAAGCGTATATAGCATAGAAGCCAGCTACTATCTGATCATACAAAAATTTTTGGAAGAGGCTTTAAGGCAGGCAGCTACCTGGGGAGGTCAGGGAGGACAACAGGTAATTCAGTATATAAATCAATTGCCAGGAAATGATGCCGCTCAATTGCCTGAAAACATCGTAGATGCAGATAACCTCTTTAACTTTAAAAAATTATCATTAATCCCGGTTGAATTTCACCAAGATCCTACTTTAAGTAAATATAGCTGTCCTTTGACCCTATCTCCTATACGCAATATTGTACAAGATCCCACCGCTCAAGGCGAAGAGCCCATATTCTATGAAAGAGATGCTATTGCTTTATGGCTGGCTAGCAATCAAACTTCTCCTATGACCAGACGTCCCTTAACGCTAGAACAATTATTTCCTCGCTTTGATTTGCAAGAGCTTATTGATGCAAGATTAGAATTTTTTGAAAATGCTGTTAAAGATTTTTTAAGAGAAAAAATTAACGAAAGCTTAGCACATTAG
- a CDS encoding IS4 family transposase, whose product MKEIDELREVLSQTLDWNRARLTCFCQIVLALFRVRSVNLTQLATAFQGKAKLDSHYKRLQRFFRELKFDMLDAFKIILQIFPIKRKVWLIIDRTNWQVGSKNINILTLAMAYEGTAIPLAWFVMNKAGNSSTNERIEVLEKVIRQLGPSKIAGLIGDREFIGSQWFDYLIKSEIPFYMRIREDTLVEGARNGYAVSLRDVFRHLKEGKKKVLAQPLQMLGHSFYVAASRLKDELLLVVTNKNPKKAISIYKTRWEIETLFACLKTRGFCLEDTHLTYTDRIEKLIFALSIAFCWAYKLGNIAANVVPISIKKHGRKAKSLFRYGLDKIRKILLGTPRCFNLFLWLLKLFDPLLSSSIPKRVFL is encoded by the coding sequence ATGAAAGAAATAGACGAGCTAAGAGAAGTTTTAAGTCAAACTTTAGATTGGAACCGAGCAAGACTTACATGCTTTTGCCAAATTGTTCTAGCTCTTTTTAGGGTTAGAAGCGTTAATCTTACTCAACTAGCCACAGCTTTTCAAGGAAAAGCAAAACTAGACTCCCACTATAAAAGGCTACAGCGCTTTTTCCGAGAACTAAAATTTGACATGTTGGATGCTTTTAAAATCATTTTACAAATATTTCCTATTAAAAGGAAAGTATGGCTGATTATAGATAGAACAAATTGGCAGGTAGGTAGCAAAAACATTAATATTTTAACCTTAGCGATGGCCTATGAAGGAACAGCTATTCCGTTGGCCTGGTTTGTGATGAATAAAGCTGGTAATTCCTCTACTAATGAACGCATAGAAGTTTTAGAAAAAGTTATTAGGCAATTAGGCCCATCAAAAATTGCAGGTCTTATTGGAGACAGAGAATTTATAGGGAGTCAATGGTTTGATTATCTGATAAAAAGTGAGATTCCTTTTTATATGCGTATTAGGGAAGACACTCTAGTGGAAGGAGCAAGAAATGGCTATGCAGTTTCTCTTAGAGACGTATTTCGTCATCTAAAAGAGGGTAAAAAAAAAGTGTTAGCTCAACCTTTACAGATGCTCGGCCATTCCTTTTATGTAGCTGCAAGCCGTCTAAAAGATGAGCTTTTACTCGTGGTCACTAATAAAAATCCAAAAAAAGCTATAAGCATCTACAAAACTAGATGGGAAATAGAGACCTTATTTGCTTGTCTAAAAACGCGAGGCTTTTGCTTGGAAGATACGCATTTAACATATACTGACAGAATTGAGAAACTTATCTTTGCCTTAAGTATTGCTTTTTGTTGGGCGTATAAACTAGGTAATATAGCTGCAAATGTAGTCCCTATTAGCATTAAGAAGCATGGTAGAAAAGCTAAAAGTTTGTTTCGCTATGGGTTGGATAAAATAAGGAAAATCTTATTGGGAACACCTAGGTGTTTTAACCTTTTTCTTTGGTTGCTAAAGCTTTTTGACCCCTTGTTATCCTCAAGTATACCTAAGAGGGTTTTTTTATGA